The Urbifossiella limnaea nucleotide sequence GTTCCGCGTGCCGACGCCGACCGTCAGCGTCGTGGACCTGACGGTGAAGACGACGAAGGAGACGAGCTACAAGGACATCTGCGCCGCGATGAAGAAGGCGAGCGAGACGTACATGAAGGGTATTCTCGCGTACACCGCCGACGAGGTGGTGAGCACCGACTTCATCCACGACAACCACAGCAGCATCTTCGACGCCGGCAGCGGCATCGAGCTGAACAGCAAGTTCTTCAAGCTGGTGAGCTGGTACGACAACGAGTGGGGCTACAGCAACCGCTGCGTGGACCTGCTCCAGTACATGATCAAGAAGGGCTGAGCAAGCAATCTCACGCGGAGGCGTCGCGCCGCAGCGAATCCAAGACTCGGGTCTTCGCTGCGGAGCGACGCCTCCGCGTGAGCTTCCTCTGGAACAAACGGATGCCCAAGAAGACGCTGTCCGACCTCGGCCCGCTCGCCGGTAAGAGGGTGCTGGTGCGCGTGGACTTCAACGTCCCGCTGGACAAGAAGACCGGCGCGGTCAAGAACGACCGCCGCATCCGCGGCGCCCTGCCGACCGTGCAGGCGCTACTCGACGCCGGCGCCGCCGTGATCGCCATGAGCCACCTCGGCCGGCCCGAGAAGGCCACGCCCGAGGAGCGCGCCAACCTGACGACGGACAAGGTCGCCGCCCGCTTCGGCGAGTTGCTCGGCCGGCCGGTCAAGAAGGCGGCGAACGACGTGGTCGGTCCGGCGGTGTCGGCAGCCGCCGCGGCGCTGAAGCCGGGCGAGGTACTGCTGCTTGAGAACCTGCGGTTCGACCCGCGCGAGCAGCAGAACGACGCCGAGTTCGCGGCCGCGGTCGCGGGCCTCGCCGACGCCTACGTGAACGACGCCTTCGGCACCTGCCACAACGACAAGGACGCCAGCATGGTCGCGGTTCCCGCCGCGATGAAGGCGGCCGGCAAGCCACGGGCCGTGGGGTTGCTCGTCGAGAAGGAACTGACCATCGTCGACGGCCTGATGACGGCCCCGAAGACGCCGGTGCTGGCCGTCATGGGCGGGGCGAAAGTGTCCGACAAGATCGCGTTCATCAACGCCCTCCTCTCGAAGGTCGATTCGCTCCTCATCGGCGGGAAGATGGCCTACACCTTCCTCAAGCTGAAGGGCTTCGACGTGGGCGCCACCCGCGTCGCCGAAGAGGAACTGGCGGCCGCGACGCCGCTGCTCGGCCACGTCGGCGGGAAGATCACGCTGCCCGTGGACTGCCTCGCTGCGAAATCGAGCGACCTGGGCGTCACGCAGGTCGTCGAGGTCGGCGGAGCCATCCCGGCGGATTACGAGGGTGTGGACATCGGGCCGAAGACCCTCGCCCTGTTCGCCGGCAAGATCAACCAGGCCGCGACGGTGATCTGGAACGGCCCGGTCGGGTGGTTCGAGCAACCCGCGTTCAGCGCCGGCACCAAGGGCGTCGCGGCGGCGATGGCCGACAGCGGCGCCGTCACCGTG carries:
- a CDS encoding phosphoglycerate kinase, whose protein sequence is MSFLWNKRMPKKTLSDLGPLAGKRVLVRVDFNVPLDKKTGAVKNDRRIRGALPTVQALLDAGAAVIAMSHLGRPEKATPEERANLTTDKVAARFGELLGRPVKKAANDVVGPAVSAAAAALKPGEVLLLENLRFDPREQQNDAEFAAAVAGLADAYVNDAFGTCHNDKDASMVAVPAAMKAAGKPRAVGLLVEKELTIVDGLMTAPKTPVLAVMGGAKVSDKIAFINALLSKVDSLLIGGKMAYTFLKLKGFDVGATRVAEEELAAATPLLGHVGGKITLPVDCLAAKSSDLGVTQVVEVGGAIPADYEGVDIGPKTLALFAGKINQAATVIWNGPVGWFEQPAFSAGTKGVAAAMADSGAVTVVGGGETAEAVEQFGYDSKMTHVSTGGGAFLAYVEGRKFQSLAQIDDRG